GGAGCCGAAGGCGCCCCAGGCGTCGGGGGCCTCGAAGGCCAGGACGACGAAGGGCAGCACCATGCCGACGAGCCAGACCGGCTGGGTCCAGGCCTGCACCTTGGCCAGCGCTCCCATCCCGCGGAAGACGATCGGGATGACGATCAGCGTCGTGACCAGGTAGCCGATCTCGACCGGGAGGCCGACGGCCTGATGCATGGCCTGGGCCATGATCGATCCTTCGAGCGCGAAGAAGATGAAGGTGAAGGAGGCGTAGATCAGGGAGGTCAGCGTGGAGCCGAAGTACCCGAAGCCGGCACCCCGGGTGATGAGGTCCATGTCCAGGCCGTACTTCGCGCAGGCGCGGGCGATGGGGATGCCGGTGAGGAAGATGATCGCGGCGGCGGTGAGGATCGAGGCGAGGCCGCTGCCGAAGCCGTAGGTGAAGACGATCGAGGCGCCGATCGCGAAGTCGGCGAGGTAGGCGATGCCTCCGAGGGCGGTACCGGCCACGGTGGCGGGCGACCAGCGCCGGAAGGAGTGCGGTGCGTAGCGCAGCGAGTAGTCCTCGCGGCTCTCGTCCGCGGCCAGCTTGGCGTAGCTGCGGCGGGGCCCGGGCGGTGGCGCGACCTCCCCCCGTGCTTGAAGGGCCTGGGAGGTGCCCCCGCCCGGCTCCGGGGTGGGTGTGGTGACCGTGTCCGTCATGAGGGTTCCTGTCGTCCGACCGGTTCGCGGGTACGGAGCAGGAAGGTAGGAGCCGGGCGTGACGACTTGTCGCGGTCCGCGATTGCCGGGCGGTTACACGGCCTGACGCGCCGTTAACTCCCGGTCACACCGCCCGGACAGCCGGACCCGCTCATCGGTCGGCGCGCACCCCCGGGACCCGGGGGCGGGAACACGGCGGGCCGGATCACCGGACCGGCAGGTGGTACGAGATGCGGTAGCGGTCGGCCGGCACCACGACGTCCGCCGTCTCGACGGCCCGCCCCGACGCGTAATACGTCCGCTCGACGACCATCACCACATGGCCAGGGACCCCGCCGAGCGCGAGGAGCTCCTCGGCGAGGCCGGGGCGGGCGCCGACCTCCTCCACCACGTTGTCCACGACCACGTCGATGGCCGCCATCCGCTCGACGACACCGCAGCCGCCCAGCGGGCCCTCCTCGGGCAGCATCACCGGCGACCGGCCCGTGACCGCGAGCGGCTCCCAGGAGGTGGAGACCATCATGGGCTCACCCCCGTCCCGGTACACGTACCGCGTGCGCATCACGCGCTCCCCCGGCTCGATGTCGAGCCGGGCGGCCACCTCGGCGCTCGCCGGCTCCTGCTCGCTGCTCGACTCCCAGGTCCCCCGGGCCCCTTCGGCCGCCTGCTCCTGCCGGAACGGGGTGGGGCCGGACGCCGGGCGGTAGCCGGAGCGGGCGATCCGGCGCGGCACCGGGCGCTCCCGCACGTACGTCCCCGAGCCGGACCGGCCCTCCACGAGCCCCTCGGCCATGAGCACCTTGCGGGCCTCCAGCGCGACGGTGTCCGACACCCCGTACTCCTCGCGGATGCGCGCCTGCGACGGGAGACGGGTGTGCGGCGGAAGCGAGCCGTTGGCGATCTTCTCCCGCAGATCGCTCGCCACGCGCAAGTAGGCGGGCTGCTCACCGAATGTCACTGGACACTCCCCTCAGGTTGACTGACAGCTACAGAGTGACAACCGAGGGTCGCGATCCGCAAGCATGGGCCAAAGTTTCACTCGAAGTGATGACGCGCCGGTCGCAGGCCTTGCTACCCACGGTCACCGCGAGTAGGCGGCACCGCACCCCCGCCGCACCCCTTGACCTTTATTGGTACAGACCAATACGTTCCTGCCTGCACGGCCCCTCTCGCACGCTCCACCTCGCACGCTCCACCTCGCACGCGCCATCCCGCCTCGCACAGGAACGAGCCCATGCGCCCCAGAGCCCTGACCAAGCTGACCTTCGGCGCCGCCGCCGCGGCCACCCTCGGCCTCCTCGCCACCCTGGCCCCCACGGCCGACGCGCACCAGCCCTCCACCCCCACACACTCGCTGAAGCGCATCGGGTACTTCACCCAATGGGGCATCTACGGGCGGGACTTCCAGGTCAAGGACCTGCAGACCAGCGGCACCGCCGCGAAGCTCAGCCACATCAACTACGCCTTCGGCGTCGTCGGTTCGAACGGCAAGTGCCTCATGGGCAACATGCCCGGCTCCGACCCGTGGGCCGACTACGTGCGCCCCGTCGACGCGGCCGACTCGGTGGACGGCGTCGCCGACACCGCCGAGCAGCCCCTCGCCGGCAACTTCCACCAGTTGCGCGAGCTGAAGGCGAAGAACCCCGGCCTCAAGGTCATGATCTCGCTGGGCGGTTGGAGCGGATCGGCCCACTTCTCCGACGCCGTGCGCACCGACGCCGGCCGCAAGACGCTGGTCGCCTCCTGCATCGACACGTACATCAAGGGCAACCTCCCCGCCGACGGCGCCCGCGGCGGCGCCGGAGCCGCCGCCGGCATCTTCGACGGTATCGACCTGGACTGGGAGTGGCCCGGCTCGGACGGCGCCCCCGGGAACGTGATCCGCCCCGAGGACAAGCCCAACTTCACCAAGCTCGTACGGGAGTTCCGCACCCAGCTCGACGCCTACGGGCGCTCACTGCCCCAGCGCAAGCGCTACGACCTCAGCGCGTACGTGCCCACCGCCCCCGCCAAGATCGACGCGGGCTTCGAAGTCGCCAAGATCATGCGGGACTTCGACTTCGTGAACCTCCAGGGCTACGACTTCCACGTCTCCGGCGAGACGACGACCGCCCAGCAGTCCGCGCTCTTCGCCAAGAACGACTGGAGCGTCGACGGGACCGTGAAGTCCTGGCTGCGGCGCGGGGCCCCGGCGCACAAGCTCGTGGTCGGCATGCCCTTCTACGGCCAGGGCTGGACCGGCGTCACCGGCGGCGGCGACGGCCTGGGCCGGCCGGCGACCGGGCCCGCCCCCGCCACCTGGGCCGCCGGCTCCGAGGACTACAAGCACCTCAAGACGCTCGCCGACTCCGGTACGTACACGCTCCACCGCGGCTACCGGAACGGCCACGCCTGGCTCTTCGACGGCACGACCCTCTGGACCTACGACGACCCCACCGTGCTGCGCACCAAGGCGTCCTACGTCCGCCAGCGGGGCCTCGGCGGCGCCATGGTCTGGTCCCTGGACGGCGACACCCCCGACGGTGAGCTGATCACCGCGATCGACCGGGGCCTGACCCGGCGCTGAGACGCACGCGGGGCCGGGCCTCCCGAAGGAGACCCGGCCCCGTACGTGTCCCGTACGCGTACGCCTTCTGCCGCCTGTCAGGCCGAGCTGCTCGCGTCCTCTTCCATCGGCGGCGTGTCCGTCAGGCCGAGCCCGGTCCGCGCCTTCGCGCCGAGGTCCGCGTGCACGGCGTCCCAGGCCGCGTCGTACGCCTCCCAGTAGGCGTCCGCGTCGGCCGCCCCGGCCAGTTTCCGCCACTGCTTCGAGGCCGCGTCGAGCTCCTTGCCGAGCGCCGCGACCGGGGCCGTGGAGGCACCGGGCCAGGAGTGCTTCCCCAGCCCGGCGCGCGCCCCGTCGATCGCCGCAAGCATCTCCCCGGCCCACGCCTTGTTGGCCGCGAAGTCCTCGTCCGGGTCGGCCTCCGGCTCCCGGTAGCCGACCGTCTCGATCGGGTTGACGGTCTTCAGGAAGTGCTCCTGGTCGGCGGTCAGGGTGCTCGCGTCGGACCGCACCGAGCCGCTGAAGGGCTCTTCCTCGCTCGCGAACGCGCAGGTCACGATCCGGTCGCCGAGGCGCCAGCTCTGGCCGCTCGGCATGTAGTAGTACACCCCCACGTCGATGGGGACGGCCCAGGTGTCCAGCGCGTACGCGGAGTTGATCGTCTCGCAGCGCTTCTCCGCCACCTCTTCGATCTCGGACTCGCCGGGCCACTTGTCGTAGCCGGTGAGCTTGAAGCCGCCGGTGACCTCGCCGTCGTGCGGCTTCGCGCAGTCGACGATCTCGACGTCCGTCGCGTACTCCCTCTCCTCCAGCTTGCCGTCGTCGCCGAAGCACTGCCCGGTGCGCAGCGCGAACGGGGACTTGGTGCGCGATGCCTCCTCCACGCCCTCGTTGAAGCCGTCGACGGCCGAGCCGACGGCACCCGTCACGAAGCCGATGAGGAGCAGCAGGCAGCTGACGGTGGAGAGGATGATGCCCGTGACCGCGAGCCCCTTGCCGTCCTGGTCCTTCTTCCTGATCTGCGGGAGGGCGATCAGGCCGAGGATCAGTCCGAGGGGCGGGAGGCAGCAGACGATGCCGGTGACGAGGGAGCCGATCGCGAGCCCGTTGGTGGAGCGCCTGGGCTGCCCGTAGGGCCCGAGGCCGGGGGGACCGGGCATGCCGGGCATGCCAGGCCCGCCGTGCGGCCCGTGCGGCCCGGGCGGGCCGCCGTAGGGACCGGCCGCGTACGGCCCTCCTGGGGAGGTGTACGGGCCGGGGGCGGGCCAGCCCTGCTGCGGCGGGCCCCCTTGGGGCGACGGGGGCTGCTGGGGCGGCTGGGTCGGCTCCACGGCTGACGTGCTCCTGTTGGGGCGGCTTGGGACGGCTCGGGACGACTGATGCGAACAGACGAACGAGCGCGCATCGTACGTGGTCGGCCCCTGCATCCTTCGACCCGGGGGTACGCCGAAGGGGCGGCCGCCCGCAGGCGACCGCCCCTCACCGTTCAGCTACGAAGACGGGCTCAGAACTGCAGGCCCCACGAGTCGATCTTGCCGATGTCGGCGTTCGCGTTGTCCGTGACCCGCAGCTTCCACGTGCCGTTGGCGACCTCCGAGGAGGCGTTCACGCTGTACGTGGTGTTGATGTTGTCCGCACTGCCGCCCGTACCGAAGGCCTTCAGGGTGTACGCCGAGCCGTCGGGGGCGATCAGCTGGACCTGGAGGTCACCGATG
The sequence above is a segment of the Streptomyces sp. NBC_01255 genome. Coding sequences within it:
- a CDS encoding glycoside hydrolase family 18 protein, translating into MRPRALTKLTFGAAAAATLGLLATLAPTADAHQPSTPTHSLKRIGYFTQWGIYGRDFQVKDLQTSGTAAKLSHINYAFGVVGSNGKCLMGNMPGSDPWADYVRPVDAADSVDGVADTAEQPLAGNFHQLRELKAKNPGLKVMISLGGWSGSAHFSDAVRTDAGRKTLVASCIDTYIKGNLPADGARGGAGAAAGIFDGIDLDWEWPGSDGAPGNVIRPEDKPNFTKLVREFRTQLDAYGRSLPQRKRYDLSAYVPTAPAKIDAGFEVAKIMRDFDFVNLQGYDFHVSGETTTAQQSALFAKNDWSVDGTVKSWLRRGAPAHKLVVGMPFYGQGWTGVTGGGDGLGRPATGPAPATWAAGSEDYKHLKTLADSGTYTLHRGYRNGHAWLFDGTTLWTYDDPTVLRTKASYVRQRGLGGAMVWSLDGDTPDGELITAIDRGLTRR
- a CDS encoding DUF4190 domain-containing protein, producing the protein MPGPPGLGPYGQPRRSTNGLAIGSLVTGIVCCLPPLGLILGLIALPQIRKKDQDGKGLAVTGIILSTVSCLLLLIGFVTGAVGSAVDGFNEGVEEASRTKSPFALRTGQCFGDDGKLEEREYATDVEIVDCAKPHDGEVTGGFKLTGYDKWPGESEIEEVAEKRCETINSAYALDTWAVPIDVGVYYYMPSGQSWRLGDRIVTCAFASEEEPFSGSVRSDASTLTADQEHFLKTVNPIETVGYREPEADPDEDFAANKAWAGEMLAAIDGARAGLGKHSWPGASTAPVAALGKELDAASKQWRKLAGAADADAYWEAYDAAWDAVHADLGAKARTGLGLTDTPPMEEDASSSA
- a CDS encoding GntR family transcriptional regulator translates to MTFGEQPAYLRVASDLREKIANGSLPPHTRLPSQARIREEYGVSDTVALEARKVLMAEGLVEGRSGSGTYVRERPVPRRIARSGYRPASGPTPFRQEQAAEGARGTWESSSEQEPASAEVAARLDIEPGERVMRTRYVYRDGGEPMMVSTSWEPLAVTGRSPVMLPEEGPLGGCGVVERMAAIDVVVDNVVEEVGARPGLAEELLALGGVPGHVVMVVERTYYASGRAVETADVVVPADRYRISYHLPVR